From Arcticibacter tournemirensis, one genomic window encodes:
- a CDS encoding SusC/RagA family TonB-linked outer membrane protein: protein MNRFVLICMLLLGISAAALAQETVEVTGVVTDVKREPLIGVSISVLDAPGLGTTTDINGRYKIKMERYKKLKFSYIGFDSQEILVKDAFVINVTLKESESSVLNEVVITGTGVQKKASLTAAVTTVNVADLKSNPTSSISNALAGNVPGVMAMMQSGQPGKNISEFWIRGISTFGGGSSALVLVDNIERSIDEINIEDIESFSVLKDAAVTAIYGSRGANGVILITTKRGKQGKISINFKDENIYNTRTVTPEFEDGATYASLINEAQITRNKPAVFKPEELEIFRLGLDPDLYPNVNWKDLLLRDGAMTYRANLNLNGGGSTARYFLSGSYVSEGGMYNIDETLKDDYNTNANYRRWNYRLNTDIDITKTTVAKVGIAGSLGKRNSPGLGDNDFWGSLFGYSPIGTPVTYSNGRVPAYGSGPALTNPWVLATQTGFNENWANKIQTDITLEQNFDFITKGLRFRGIIGFDTNNDNTIFRRKYPEQWRADARDGQGNLVWQHISDPREMFQESAAGGERREFVDLMFNYDRGFGDHNFGAVAKFTRDALVRTVNLGDDIKNGVSRRNLALSGRTSYNWKSRYFADFTFGYTGSENFAPGEQFGFFPAVSFAWNISEEPFIKDNLPWMNLFKIRYSHGKAGNDQLNGTRFPYLYTTGEAPDDGYRWADYGIERNYTGMRYTQVASPYVTWEVAVKKNLGFDLSLFRDKIGANLDFFDEKRTGIYMRREYLPAIVGLESTPSANVGEVKSRGFDGRFEYKERAGEFNITARGNVTYSKNEILERDEPNNVYSYQNQSGYRVDQSRGLIALGMFKDYDEIRNSPTQMFGTYQPGDLKYKDVNGDGVIDDGDRVAIGATRRPNLIYGLGTSVSWKGLDVNVHFQGAGKSTFSTYGKTVFAFSEGEWGQVMKGVMGDNRWISADISGDPSTEDPNASYPRLSFGGNANNFRESTFWLRDGRYLRLKTVDIGYTIPKRIANRIKTNTIRIFVVGSNLVTWSKFKLWDPELASPRGEDYPLPKSITLGLNVNL from the coding sequence ATGAACAGATTCGTACTAATATGTATGTTACTCCTTGGCATCAGTGCTGCTGCGCTGGCACAGGAGACAGTTGAAGTAACCGGTGTGGTTACCGACGTAAAAAGAGAACCACTCATTGGGGTAAGTATCTCTGTCTTAGATGCACCTGGATTGGGTACAACTACCGATATAAACGGTAGGTATAAAATCAAAATGGAGCGGTATAAGAAGCTCAAATTCTCTTATATCGGTTTTGACAGTCAGGAGATTCTTGTAAAAGATGCTTTTGTTATTAATGTGACCCTGAAGGAATCGGAGTCAAGCGTGCTGAACGAAGTTGTGATTACGGGGACTGGTGTTCAGAAAAAAGCTTCATTAACGGCTGCGGTCACCACTGTGAATGTGGCTGATCTAAAATCAAATCCGACCTCTAGTATATCAAACGCACTTGCCGGAAATGTTCCGGGAGTAATGGCCATGATGCAATCAGGCCAGCCCGGAAAAAATATCTCTGAGTTCTGGATCCGCGGGATATCCACTTTCGGAGGGGGGTCAAGCGCGTTGGTCTTAGTAGATAATATTGAACGGAGCATCGATGAGATAAACATTGAAGATATTGAGTCGTTTTCTGTGCTGAAGGACGCTGCGGTTACAGCTATTTACGGGTCAAGAGGCGCAAACGGGGTTATCTTGATCACTACAAAGCGCGGGAAACAGGGTAAAATTAGTATTAACTTCAAAGATGAGAATATCTATAACACCCGTACGGTTACACCGGAGTTCGAAGACGGCGCTACTTATGCCAGCCTGATAAACGAAGCACAGATCACACGTAATAAACCGGCTGTTTTTAAGCCCGAAGAACTGGAGATTTTTCGTCTGGGCCTAGATCCGGATTTATACCCTAATGTCAACTGGAAAGATCTCTTACTGAGAGATGGAGCCATGACTTATCGGGCCAATCTGAACCTGAACGGTGGAGGGTCCACAGCCCGATACTTCCTTTCGGGAAGTTATGTAAGCGAAGGCGGGATGTACAATATTGACGAGACGCTTAAGGATGATTATAATACTAATGCAAATTACAGACGCTGGAACTATCGGTTGAATACGGATATTGACATCACAAAAACAACTGTGGCGAAAGTGGGTATAGCAGGATCACTTGGCAAGCGGAACAGTCCGGGATTGGGTGATAATGATTTCTGGGGCTCTCTTTTCGGATATTCTCCTATAGGTACGCCAGTAACGTACTCTAATGGAAGAGTACCTGCTTACGGTTCTGGGCCTGCTCTAACCAATCCATGGGTATTGGCCACTCAAACGGGCTTCAATGAGAATTGGGCAAACAAAATACAGACGGATATCACTCTTGAGCAGAATTTTGACTTTATAACAAAAGGTCTTCGTTTCAGGGGTATTATAGGATTCGACACCAATAACGATAATACGATATTTCGTCGTAAGTACCCCGAACAATGGCGTGCAGACGCAAGGGATGGCCAGGGGAACCTGGTTTGGCAGCACATATCGGACCCCCGGGAAATGTTTCAGGAAAGTGCTGCCGGAGGTGAGCGACGAGAGTTCGTTGACTTAATGTTTAATTACGACCGTGGTTTTGGAGATCATAATTTTGGGGCGGTTGCCAAGTTTACCCGCGATGCGCTGGTAAGAACAGTAAATCTCGGTGATGACATTAAAAATGGAGTATCGAGACGGAATCTGGCTTTATCCGGCCGGACATCTTACAACTGGAAGTCCCGTTATTTTGCAGACTTTACTTTCGGTTATACAGGTTCAGAGAACTTTGCTCCGGGCGAGCAATTTGGATTTTTTCCTGCTGTCTCGTTTGCATGGAATATATCAGAAGAGCCTTTCATTAAAGATAATCTGCCCTGGATGAATCTGTTTAAGATTCGTTATTCTCATGGTAAAGCAGGTAACGACCAGCTAAATGGAACCCGTTTCCCTTATTTATACACTACCGGAGAGGCACCTGACGATGGGTATAGGTGGGCGGATTATGGCATTGAAAGAAACTATACGGGAATGAGATACACTCAGGTGGCTTCTCCTTATGTTACATGGGAGGTTGCAGTTAAGAAGAACCTTGGATTTGATCTCTCCCTTTTCAGGGACAAGATCGGTGCCAACCTTGATTTCTTCGATGAAAAGCGTACCGGCATATATATGCGTCGTGAATATTTGCCAGCGATAGTTGGTTTAGAGAGCACCCCTAGTGCAAACGTAGGAGAAGTAAAATCGCGTGGCTTTGATGGCCGTTTCGAATACAAAGAGAGAGCTGGAGAATTTAACATTACAGCAAGAGGAAACGTTACCTATAGCAAAAATGAAATATTAGAAAGAGACGAGCCAAATAATGTTTATTCGTATCAAAATCAGTCGGGCTACCGTGTAGATCAGTCCAGGGGACTGATTGCTTTAGGAATGTTTAAGGATTATGACGAGATCCGGAATAGTCCGACTCAAATGTTTGGGACCTACCAGCCTGGCGATCTTAAATACAAGGATGTCAACGGTGATGGTGTAATTGACGACGGTGACCGCGTGGCAATTGGCGCTACGAGAAGGCCAAATCTTATCTACGGGCTTGGAACTTCTGTTAGCTGGAAGGGATTAGACGTAAACGTACACTTCCAGGGTGCTGGAAAGTCGACGTTCTCCACTTATGGAAAGACCGTATTCGCATTCAGCGAAGGGGAATGGGGACAAGTTATGAAGGGAGTGATGGGAGATAACCGCTGGATCTCTGCTGATATTTCAGGAGATCCCTCTACGGAAGATCCAAATGCATCCTATCCTCGGCTAAGTTTCGGTGGAAATGCCAATAACTTCAGAGAGTCGACGTTTTGGCTGCGTGACGGCCGGTATCTTCGTCTGAAAACAGTAGACATTGGTTATACAATTCCGAAGCGAATAGCGAACAGGATAAAGACCAATACCATTCGTATTTTTGTTGTCGGCTCCAACCTGGTAACCTGGTCGAAGTTCAAACTCTGGGATCCCGAGCTGGCGAGCCCGCGGGGAGAAGACTATCCGCTGCCTAAATCAATCACTTTAGGTCTGAATGTTAACCTGTAA
- a CDS encoding RagB/SusD family nutrient uptake outer membrane protein: MQKKIYLVLLFMLGACVLFSCKDALKSDQYFKDRLTTEKVFKSKVYTEQWLAHVYDELKGENADVASKGNTPHCFADDMFYGDRDKDFDPSKNELSYNMFKMGQYNENDKQGTWTQCYRGIRNASTFIQNVYMNTEMTPEEIEDYRGQARFARAYLYWLLLRKYGPIPLLPEEGIDYTDSYAELATPRSTYEECADYIANEMLQAAKEMQTLGMRRGQDGSARATCGAALATRAKVLIYAASPLANGNKSSFAARLTDDTGKRLLSEDYKEEKWAKAAAAARDVIELGVYNLYTAPLQATGSDATVIPPKDNNFSEKSWPGGWANIDPARSYAQVFDGTLQPSGNPELIFTRGTNQPNESIAQMVAHQLPRSATGWNTHGLTQKLVDAYYMNDGTDAPGKDKEIGRGNGSERVSGYVSQDDYNKGLYKPLRPNVSLQYANREPRFYASVAYNGSFWTLLNESEAVNRNQQVFYYIDDNKGNGMNSANAYWLRTGFGVKKFVHPSDTYQGGAESRIVPKAEPAIRYADILLLYAEALNELDGSYNIPSWRGENYTINRDIVQMQRGIHPVRIRGGVPDYPVSVYNSKNELRKALKRERFIELMGEGQRYYDLRRWMDAPVEESLPIYGCNVMMGSQEKDLFHRPVAVWALKTTFADKMWFWPISLNELKRNNRLTQNPGWNYND; encoded by the coding sequence ATGCAAAAGAAGATATATTTAGTGCTATTATTTATGCTCGGTGCGTGCGTACTTTTTTCCTGCAAAGATGCGCTCAAATCCGATCAATATTTCAAAGACCGGCTTACTACCGAAAAAGTATTTAAAAGTAAGGTTTATACAGAGCAGTGGCTGGCACACGTATACGATGAACTTAAAGGCGAAAATGCAGACGTAGCAAGTAAAGGCAACACTCCTCATTGTTTTGCCGACGATATGTTTTACGGCGACAGGGATAAGGATTTTGACCCATCGAAAAATGAGCTTTCGTATAACATGTTCAAAATGGGCCAATATAATGAGAATGATAAACAGGGCACATGGACCCAGTGTTACCGTGGAATACGTAACGCGTCGACTTTCATTCAGAATGTGTACATGAACACGGAAATGACTCCTGAGGAGATAGAAGACTATAGAGGACAGGCGCGCTTTGCCAGAGCGTATCTCTATTGGTTGCTGCTGCGGAAGTACGGTCCTATTCCACTGCTGCCCGAGGAGGGAATCGACTATACAGATAGTTATGCTGAGTTAGCAACACCACGCAGCACGTATGAAGAATGTGCTGATTATATAGCCAATGAGATGCTCCAGGCTGCGAAAGAGATGCAAACTTTAGGTATGCGACGCGGCCAGGATGGGTCGGCCCGGGCGACCTGCGGTGCTGCACTGGCTACCCGTGCTAAAGTGTTGATTTACGCTGCAAGTCCTCTGGCTAACGGGAATAAATCGAGCTTTGCTGCGAGATTAACTGATGATACCGGCAAACGTCTGCTTTCTGAAGACTATAAGGAAGAGAAGTGGGCTAAGGCCGCCGCTGCCGCCAGAGATGTGATCGAACTCGGCGTATATAATCTTTATACCGCACCGCTTCAGGCGACAGGATCAGACGCTACGGTTATACCGCCCAAGGACAACAATTTTTCAGAGAAAAGCTGGCCCGGAGGCTGGGCGAATATTGATCCAGCCAGGTCTTACGCTCAGGTATTTGATGGTACTCTGCAACCATCGGGGAACCCTGAACTGATATTTACCAGAGGTACCAATCAACCGAATGAAAGCATCGCTCAAATGGTTGCGCACCAGTTACCCCGCTCTGCAACCGGATGGAATACGCACGGATTAACGCAGAAGCTGGTTGATGCCTATTACATGAACGATGGAACGGATGCTCCCGGAAAAGATAAAGAGATCGGGCGTGGAAACGGTTCGGAACGCGTCAGTGGCTATGTAAGCCAGGATGATTACAACAAGGGATTGTACAAACCTTTGAGACCAAATGTCTCTTTGCAATATGCCAACCGTGAGCCACGCTTCTACGCCTCTGTTGCGTACAACGGCAGTTTTTGGACCTTACTTAATGAGTCGGAAGCTGTGAATCGTAATCAGCAGGTATTTTATTATATTGATGATAACAAAGGAAATGGAATGAACTCCGCCAATGCCTATTGGCTGCGTACGGGTTTTGGCGTTAAGAAATTTGTTCATCCAAGTGATACTTATCAGGGAGGAGCTGAGAGTCGAATCGTACCAAAAGCAGAGCCTGCTATTCGTTATGCAGATATTCTGCTTCTCTATGCAGAAGCGTTGAATGAACTTGACGGGTCTTACAACATCCCATCATGGCGCGGTGAAAATTACACCATCAACCGTGACATAGTTCAGATGCAAAGAGGTATTCACCCGGTGCGGATCCGTGGCGGTGTGCCGGATTATCCAGTGAGTGTTTACAACAGCAAAAATGAATTGAGAAAGGCCTTGAAACGGGAACGATTTATTGAGCTTATGGGTGAAGGCCAGCGCTATTACGACTTGCGCCGTTGGATGGATGCGCCTGTAGAAGAGTCTTTGCCCATTTATGGCTGTAATGTGATGATGGGTAGCCAGGAAAAGGACCTTTTTCACAGGCCTGTTGCCGTATGGGCACTCAAGACAACATTTGCCGACAAGATGTGGTTCTGGCCCATCAGTCTAAATGAACTTAAACGTAACAACCGGCTTACCCAAAACCCGGGATGGAACTATAACGATTAA
- a CDS encoding DUF4973 domain-containing protein has protein sequence MKKSYIQIFLFLLLIICSSCNDEWKDELYGRYIGFKAPLASEGVTNIFVRYKDGEKTTFLQPLVVSGSTVNDKNITVHIGLDPDTLNVLNYERFQSREDFYYKELSSQYFSMPSTVDIKAGEDMGYLPIDFTFNGINLVDKWVLPLTIQDDPSYGYTAHPRKNYRKALLRVNPFNSYSGTYSGTALRTAMVGRENQTALVKNEIRSYVVDENTIFVYAGIVDEERKDRRNYKVYITFSPTGSVTLHADNPSLKFKVNRDASYTIQENMDATIPYLKHRYITINNIDYNYTDYTTNPGITTDFRVSGSLILERKLNTQIPDEDQAIQW, from the coding sequence ATGAAAAAGTCATATATACAGATCTTCTTATTCTTGTTATTAATAATCTGCAGCTCGTGCAATGACGAATGGAAAGATGAACTGTACGGCAGATATATTGGATTTAAAGCTCCTCTGGCAAGTGAAGGCGTGACCAATATCTTTGTGCGCTACAAGGACGGTGAGAAGACCACTTTTCTGCAGCCTTTAGTAGTCAGCGGATCAACCGTGAATGATAAAAATATTACGGTACACATAGGGTTAGACCCCGATACCTTGAACGTTCTGAACTATGAACGCTTTCAGAGCCGCGAGGATTTTTATTACAAGGAGTTGAGCAGCCAGTATTTCTCCATGCCTTCGACAGTAGACATTAAAGCCGGAGAGGACATGGGATACCTGCCAATAGATTTCACATTTAATGGCATTAATCTCGTAGATAAGTGGGTGCTCCCCCTGACAATTCAGGACGACCCTTCCTATGGCTATACCGCGCATCCACGGAAAAATTACAGGAAAGCACTTTTGCGTGTTAATCCCTTTAATAGCTATTCTGGTACGTATAGTGGAACGGCTCTAAGAACAGCTATGGTCGGTCGTGAGAATCAAACCGCTCTCGTTAAAAATGAGATCCGGAGCTATGTTGTAGACGAGAATACAATCTTCGTCTATGCCGGGATTGTTGATGAAGAACGGAAGGACCGCCGTAATTATAAAGTTTATATAACCTTTAGTCCTACCGGATCGGTAACTTTGCATGCTGATAATCCTTCTCTTAAATTTAAAGTTAACAGAGACGCGAGTTATACTATCCAGGAGAATATGGACGCGACGATTCCCTACCTGAAGCACCGTTACATTACCATCAACAATATAGACTATAATTATACAGATTATACGACGAATCCAGGTATTACCACTGATTTTAGAGTTTCTGGATCTTTGATCTTAGAACGGAAGCTCAATACTCAGATTCCTGACGAGGATCAGGCGATACAATGGTAA
- a CDS encoding phosphatidylglycerol lysyltransferase domain-containing protein, whose product MIKQLKSLLIKPKLYLSEITGVLLLILAIYFIKSQGEELKNVGSYIRAGNPFWITSGVILSVAYIILQALMYQASFKAVQLNIKLWDCIILFLKRNFISIFLPGGSITSLAFFTKDIQKETAEDNRTKIHFASTIYGFTGIVSIIILAIPVLIYLAIKGENWQKANQAAAILVFFIVLILYLLISFFKKGWVFRLINRFVPHINTGLRSHPAFKWQFIRVNVYALLIDLVGVAHLYIAMLAMGHEASWKVSLIGYVVATLLLVISPFLRGVGAIEFSLTVILRHYGYTTSEALAITLVYRLFEFWLPVLAGIGSFILRKGNMVLRVVPAFLLFVLGMINIISVLTPSLGYRIRLLRSILTADTIHASNYLVFIVGLLLVITSAFLIRGLKNAWRFAILLCSLSLIGNITKAIDYEESIVALVVIMVLWITRKQYYIKHDKRLQVVGIETSLLILAGVTIYGITGFYFLDKKHFGIDFNLSDSIEHTLFNFVLLDISTLKPLTRFAAAFLDTIRISGILSLGFILYSLLKPYFISVEHNEEDFSRANQLIREYGTSPVDYFKTYDDKLLYFGNRREGLISYKMAGSFAIVLEEPVCKDRNDKIILLEEFDEFCIESGLRPVYYRVEENSLELFEAIGKKSLIIGQEAIVDLETFSLEGKDKKSMRNGLNSLQKKGYKAKIYHPPIKDGILQKLKYVSNDWLKSTNREEIVFTQGMFSWDKLKQQTVITVENDDEQVFGFLNIIPDFAPGEATYDLIRKVEEAPGGVNDALIVALIEYCKSQNYRYLNLGLAPLSGIDQGKDLPEKTLKFVYEKLQQFRHYRGLRDFKEKFGPVWHNKYLIYQHHYDLISLPKALNKVMKP is encoded by the coding sequence ATGATAAAACAACTTAAAAGTCTGCTTATAAAGCCTAAGCTGTATCTAAGTGAAATAACTGGTGTTCTTTTACTTATCCTGGCAATATATTTTATAAAAAGCCAGGGAGAAGAATTAAAGAACGTCGGCTCCTACATCCGTGCAGGAAATCCCTTCTGGATAACATCCGGCGTAATTTTAAGTGTTGCCTACATCATTCTTCAGGCGTTAATGTACCAGGCAAGCTTCAAAGCGGTGCAACTTAACATTAAGCTTTGGGACTGTATAATACTGTTCCTGAAAAGAAATTTCATCAGCATTTTTCTTCCTGGCGGCAGCATTACGTCTCTGGCTTTCTTTACAAAGGATATCCAGAAAGAAACGGCTGAGGATAACCGCACAAAGATTCATTTTGCCAGTACAATATATGGTTTCACCGGGATTGTATCGATTATTATCCTTGCCATTCCAGTTTTGATCTATCTCGCAATAAAGGGAGAGAACTGGCAAAAAGCAAACCAGGCTGCTGCTATACTCGTATTCTTTATAGTTCTGATTTTGTATCTGTTAATATCCTTTTTTAAAAAAGGATGGGTATTCAGGCTAATTAACAGGTTTGTTCCGCATATAAATACCGGTTTGAGAAGTCATCCGGCATTCAAGTGGCAGTTCATTCGTGTTAACGTGTATGCACTGCTTATTGATTTGGTTGGCGTGGCTCATCTTTATATAGCCATGCTCGCGATGGGACATGAAGCCAGCTGGAAGGTTTCACTTATTGGCTATGTTGTAGCCACCTTATTGCTCGTTATTTCGCCATTTCTGCGAGGCGTGGGAGCAATCGAATTCTCGCTTACTGTAATTTTAAGGCATTATGGTTATACTACCTCCGAAGCACTGGCCATTACGCTTGTTTATCGCTTATTCGAATTTTGGCTGCCAGTTTTAGCCGGAATAGGGAGCTTTATTCTCCGAAAGGGAAATATGGTTCTGAGGGTGGTGCCGGCCTTTCTGCTTTTCGTTCTGGGCATGATCAATATTATATCCGTTTTAACTCCTTCTCTGGGTTATCGGATAAGATTGCTCAGATCCATTTTAACGGCTGATACCATCCATGCATCGAACTATCTCGTTTTTATTGTAGGTCTGCTACTGGTTATAACGTCTGCTTTTCTTATCAGAGGATTGAAGAATGCATGGCGGTTTGCTATTCTGCTCTGTTCCTTGTCGTTAATTGGGAACATTACCAAGGCAATAGATTACGAGGAGTCTATAGTTGCCCTCGTTGTGATCATGGTATTGTGGATCACCAGAAAACAGTATTACATTAAGCATGACAAACGTCTGCAAGTAGTAGGAATAGAAACATCATTGTTAATCCTGGCGGGGGTTACTATCTATGGGATAACCGGCTTCTATTTCTTAGACAAAAAGCATTTCGGTATTGATTTCAATCTTTCGGATTCCATAGAACATACCTTATTCAACTTCGTCCTTCTGGATATAAGTACCTTAAAACCGCTTACCCGGTTTGCGGCGGCGTTTCTGGATACGATAAGGATAAGTGGAATATTATCCCTGGGGTTTATTTTATATTCCCTTCTCAAACCCTATTTTATTTCGGTAGAACATAACGAAGAAGATTTCAGTCGGGCGAACCAGCTTATCAGGGAATACGGAACATCGCCGGTAGACTATTTCAAAACATACGACGATAAACTGCTTTATTTCGGGAACAGACGTGAGGGTTTAATCTCCTATAAAATGGCGGGAAGTTTTGCAATAGTTCTGGAAGAGCCAGTATGCAAAGATAGGAACGACAAAATCATCCTGCTGGAAGAGTTCGATGAGTTTTGCATTGAATCGGGGCTGCGGCCAGTCTATTATCGCGTAGAGGAGAACAGCCTGGAACTTTTCGAGGCTATAGGGAAGAAATCGCTTATCATTGGACAGGAGGCTATCGTTGATCTGGAAACGTTCAGTCTCGAAGGAAAGGATAAAAAATCAATGCGAAATGGGTTGAACAGCCTGCAAAAGAAGGGATATAAGGCTAAGATCTACCATCCCCCTATAAAAGATGGAATCCTGCAGAAACTCAAGTACGTTTCTAACGACTGGCTTAAAAGTACGAACCGGGAGGAAATAGTTTTTACTCAAGGGATGTTCAGCTGGGACAAGCTTAAACAACAAACGGTGATAACCGTGGAGAATGACGATGAACAAGTTTTCGGATTCCTGAATATTATACCTGATTTTGCTCCCGGAGAGGCTACCTATGATCTGATAAGGAAAGTTGAGGAAGCACCGGGAGGCGTAAACGACGCGCTGATTGTAGCACTGATAGAATACTGCAAATCGCAAAACTATCGTTATCTCAATTTGGGTCTGGCGCCCCTTTCTGGTATTGACCAGGGCAAGGATTTACCAGAAAAGACGTTAAAATTTGTATATGAAAAGCTTCAGCAATTCAGACACTACAGAGGTTTAAGGGATTTTAAAGAAAAGTTCGGGCCCGTATGGCACAATAAATATTTGATTTACCAACACCATTACGACCTAATTAGTCTGCCGAAAGCGTTAAATAAGGTAATGAAACCATAA
- a CDS encoding AcvB/VirJ family lysyl-phosphatidylglycerol hydrolase, producing the protein MQIIKIAAVLFVMMSGAVDEAMAAKASGDLPVIVSRPKSDNSDKLIIFITGDGGWNTFSKQLADSYVKEGIPVVALNSLKYFWKKKSPQEAANDVASLITKYSAEWQKKKIVLCGYSFGADVTPFIYRRLPAPLKSKVVLLQLLSPASFTDFEIHISDLFGSKDPVRSMDILSELKSVDAPVICYYGSLEEEKPFQNQQKVGFKVSILPGDHHYKNSFSAIAKAATSK; encoded by the coding sequence ATGCAAATTATAAAAATTGCCGCAGTACTGTTTGTGATGATGTCCGGTGCCGTTGATGAGGCAATGGCGGCAAAAGCTTCTGGCGATCTGCCTGTTATTGTGAGCAGGCCGAAATCAGACAATAGCGACAAGCTGATTATTTTTATCACTGGTGATGGCGGCTGGAACACATTTAGTAAACAACTTGCTGACAGTTATGTAAAAGAGGGGATACCTGTGGTTGCTTTGAACAGCCTAAAGTATTTCTGGAAGAAGAAATCCCCGCAGGAGGCAGCAAATGATGTTGCATCGCTCATCACCAAATACTCAGCCGAATGGCAGAAGAAAAAGATCGTCCTTTGCGGTTATTCCTTTGGAGCGGATGTAACTCCGTTCATCTACAGGCGGTTGCCTGCACCCCTGAAAAGTAAGGTGGTTCTGCTTCAATTGCTTTCACCTGCCTCCTTCACTGATTTTGAAATCCATATTTCCGACTTATTTGGCTCGAAAGATCCGGTGAGATCAATGGATATACTGTCGGAGCTCAAGTCGGTAGACGCACCTGTTATTTGTTACTATGGTAGCTTAGAAGAAGAAAAACCGTTTCAGAATCAACAAAAAGTTGGATTTAAAGTTTCTATATTGCCTGGTGATCATCACTATAAGAATAGTTTTTCGGCGATAGCAAAGGCCGCCACCAGTAAGTAG
- a CDS encoding AcvB/VirJ family lysyl-phosphatidylglycerol hydrolase, protein MYCDVKRSRLLVLGLAAAVLLSSCSLLFRYREVAHKGLNADDFGLPVILYKSENPATKRMVILLSGDGGWLDFNDELAEEFSKKGYNTIGFNSRTYFWQQRTPAETSRDFNKLIAKYARLWKAKHIILSGYSFGADVIPFVYNRMPDNLKRHVSALQLMSPFLSTDFKVIFTDLIKTGKDNRTYKVKNEVARIRIPIYCFYGESEDPKPLINIRKKNFLTKLVKGGHEYVDAVPLIVSSLNIK, encoded by the coding sequence ATGTATTGTGATGTTAAGAGGAGCAGGCTGTTGGTTTTAGGACTTGCTGCAGCGGTTCTTTTAAGTTCCTGCAGTTTGTTGTTCAGATATAGAGAGGTGGCTCATAAGGGTTTGAACGCTGATGATTTCGGACTGCCGGTTATTCTTTACAAGTCGGAAAACCCCGCAACAAAAAGAATGGTTATTCTTCTTTCCGGAGACGGAGGCTGGCTTGACTTCAACGATGAGCTGGCTGAGGAATTTTCAAAAAAAGGATATAATACTATTGGCTTTAATAGCAGAACCTATTTTTGGCAACAGAGAACGCCCGCAGAAACATCCCGTGATTTCAATAAGTTAATCGCTAAGTACGCCCGTTTATGGAAGGCAAAACATATCATTTTAAGCGGATATTCATTTGGAGCAGATGTAATTCCGTTTGTTTATAATCGGATGCCAGATAACCTGAAGAGGCACGTGTCTGCGCTTCAATTGATGTCTCCCTTTCTCTCTACAGACTTTAAAGTGATTTTTACCGACCTGATTAAAACGGGTAAGGACAACAGAACCTATAAGGTGAAGAATGAAGTAGCAAGGATAAGGATTCCTATCTATTGCTTTTATGGGGAGAGCGAAGACCCAAAACCATTAATAAACATCAGAAAGAAGAACTTCCTAACAAAACTGGTAAAAGGGGGGCACGAGTATGTTGATGCAGTTCCATTGATTGTGTCATCGCTAAACATAAAATAA